Part of the Periophthalmus magnuspinnatus isolate fPerMag1 chromosome 23, fPerMag1.2.pri, whole genome shotgun sequence genome, GTACAACAATATTGCATTGCGACATGTGTTGTATTTAGGAAAGAGGGGTGAAGTAGAAAAGAGGTAGCTTAATAAATCTGTGAACACTGGTTGATTTACGTTGTGATTCTACACATTTATAACAATTGTAACTTAAGTATGCATCATGGTTAATGCActctaattttttattttattcccaAAAAAAGCTAATTGAGGTAAACTGAGCATAGGGAGTAAAGAAGAAGGTTATCATCAGTTATGATATGGTCCTGTTAAAGCCCTCCATGTGTTTTTCAAGCCACAGCTCAGCCAGCTGCATTGTTGATGCATAAGTACTTGCTCTGGAACCAAGGCACATTTTGAATTGTTTCTGCTCCAGACTGGAGTTGCACTGAACAGGATGATAAATATGCACAATTCCTGGTTCTTGGCTTCGTAAGACTTTTAAACCAGAATTAATCATTTTCGTGTAAAGGTCTACATCCTCCAAGCCCCATCCCAAAATGGAGGTATCAAAACCTCCAGCTTTTATCAAATcccttttaaaaatacatgtaattcCAAAACCATAATCACGCCAGAAACCACTTTTTTTAGTGATCACAAATTTGTTATCTCTTGGATTATTTTCTGCATAAACTATTTTAGGGTTGTATTGGCTAAAAACGATAGGAAAATAAACCTGTTTACCCTGAATTGTATTGTCTCTGCATCGTTGCACAGCGTCAGCCGTAAAAATAAGATCAACAtcacagaagaagaggagagtgtcaTTATCAAGCAGAGCAGAGCCGATCTCCAAAGCAAGCCCTCTTGAGAAGTTTCCAGTCATAGGTATAACAGTGAGGTCTGCTCTTGGATACTTTCTACTATAGTCTTCAATTAACTGAGCATGCTTCCCTTTCAGCTGGCTGTTTTCATTTTCAACTAAAATTATGgaaagttttacattttgtttaggaATCAAACAAACCTTTTCAAAGTTGTCCATAAAACGCACAAATATTTCGTAACGACCTGACAGTGGTACAAGGATGTGGACTTTCTTCTGACTTTGGTCCCACATCTCCTTGGTCGGctcataaaactgaaaagacGACAGGAACTTCAGAGAGTTTGAAAGAAAACTCTGTGACTCAGAGTTTATGGCAGCCACAAGTTCATTCACATCCAGCTCTTCAGTCTCTGTGACAAAAGGCTGGCTGAAGGACTGCTGCAGATAAGCATGGCGCCTCACGGGCACTGTTATCTTACGTCCTTTATGCTTTTTGTACAAAAGCAGTAAGTCTAATATGTATTCAGCACCATGCATCGGATCCACTCGGTAATAACCATACTGCACCTCTTTAAAGTCAATAACACGACCACGTGTTTTTGAATTCTCATTTATCATCTCCATGACTTGCATTATAATGTCTTCTAATGCAGTTCGAAGAGAATTTCCAAGGCTTTGTCTTGCCATCTTGTTTTCTACTGCAGAGTAAATATGGCGGCCAGTCAGAAAATCCCACTCAATCACATCATTTCTATCATTGGGCTGGAAGCGCATGTATGAAGGTAGAGCACCCAGCTGCTGGTCCTCCCATAACACCTGTGTGTCACTGGCTTGGCTCATGATTAGTGCTTCACGATGAAGCAGAATGCTGCGATAACGGAGCCTGGAAATCTCACGGCTCAACATGAAGCTGTGGAGTCTGTACTGGTATGCAGGCCGTTTGTTTGGGTGGAGCGTGATAGCATTGTGGATCTTTGGGCTGTGGAGTTCTTCAATGAAACCTTTTTTGTGTTCATAGTTCTCATAGAAGAGTTGCTGCATCTGTGGAAAAAGTTATAGGATGCCTTAGCcaacaataaaaagtatatttgacattttttgtttaaatcataGACATAAAGGGAGTCATGCTGTGTCTCAGTGTATACCTCATAAGACCACACACACTGGGTTCCTCCAAATCTCCGCACACAGCGTCCCACCTCCACGTCCTCGTGTGTGGTGTACATCTCTCTGAGACACGTGCCAATGTGAGGGACCATCCTGCGTAGCACCTCACGACTGAAGATCATCCCAGGACCCCCCATACAGAAGTTCTCTCCAGGCTCTAGGGCCAACCTGCCCAACTCCTCTGCCATGCCCAGGCCAGTCTGACCAAGATACAGAGGTTTACTGCTGTTCAGGGAGCGGAGAAATGACTCCAACTTTTCACCTGTTGTGAGAAAAAGGGGGTTAAACAGCCTGATATGCCCCATACATGAGACAATCAAGAGCAATCACCTCTGATGTAGACATCAT contains:
- the chsy3 gene encoding chondroitin sulfate synthase 3 is translated as MALKSRRPWTTLFFGIFVGFTASSWLIVPQVLDNKRRKPSVCSYYGDVSVGKTPGVQGDPVFITGRNSPQIPSQADKLSNTERSGQNNETVSRPRRFLYVGVMTAKKYLTSRAVAAYKTWAHSIPGKVEFFSSAGSDTVPMPVPVPVISLTGVDDSYPPQKKSFMMLKYIHDHYLDKYEWFMRADDDVYIRGEKLESFLRSLNSSKPLYLGQTGLGMAEELGRLALEPGENFCMGGPGMIFSREVLRRMVPHIGTCLREMYTTHEDVEVGRCVRRFGGTQCVWSYEMQQLFYENYEHKKGFIEELHSPKIHNAITLHPNKRPAYQYRLHSFMLSREISRLRYRSILLHREALIMSQASDTQVLWEDQQLGALPSYMRFQPNDRNDVIEWDFLTGRHIYSAVENKMARQSLGNSLRTALEDIIMQVMEMINENSKTRGRVIDFKEVQYGYYRVDPMHGAEYILDLLLLYKKHKGRKITVPVRRHAYLQQSFSQPFVTETEELDVNELVAAINSESQSFLSNSLKFLSSFQFYEPTKEMWDQSQKKVHILVPLSGRYEIFVRFMDNFEKVCLIPKQNVKLSIILVENENSQLKGKHAQLIEDYSRKYPRADLTVIPMTGNFSRGLALEIGSALLDNDTLLFFCDVDLIFTADAVQRCRDNTIQGKQVYFPIVFSQYNPKIVYAENNPRDNKFVITKKSGFWRDYGFGITCIFKRDLIKAGGFDTSILGWGLEDVDLYTKMINSGLKVLRSQEPGIVHIYHPVQCNSSLEQKQFKMCLGSRASTYASTMQLAELWLEKHMEGFNRTIS